From the genome of Blastocatellia bacterium, one region includes:
- the rpsL gene encoding 30S ribosomal protein S12 — protein sequence MPTLNQLVRKGRQNVKYKTSSPALQSCPQKRGVCTRVYTQTPKKPNSALRKVARVRLTNQIEVTTYIPGIGHNLQEHSIVLIRGGRVKDLPGVRYHVVRGTLDAVGVANRKQGRSKYGAKRPKEAAAPAKKK from the coding sequence GTGCCGACACTGAACCAGTTAGTTCGCAAAGGACGTCAAAACGTCAAATACAAAACTTCGAGCCCGGCCTTGCAGTCCTGCCCGCAGAAGCGCGGCGTCTGCACACGCGTCTACACCCAGACGCCCAAGAAGCCGAACTCGGCGCTGCGCAAGGTCGCCCGTGTGCGTCTGACCAACCAGATCGAGGTCACGACCTACATCCCGGGCATCGGCCATAACCTGCAAGAACACTCCATCGTCCTGATCCGCGGCGGCCGCGTCAAAGACTTGCCCGGCGTGCGCTATCACGTCGTGCGCGGCACGCTCGATGCGGTCGGCGTCGCTAACCGCAAGCAAGGACGCTCGAAGTACGGCGCCAAGCGGCCCAAGGAAGCCGCCG